In one window of Streptomyces roseofulvus DNA:
- a CDS encoding NAD kinase: MTATAAPQAPRTVFLLAHTGRPAAVRSAELVVLGLLRSGIGVRVLEAEAADLPLPPSVEKIPDDCPEALDGCELIIVLGGDGTLLRGAEFSRASGVPMLGVNLGRVGFLAEAERDDLDKVVDRVVTRAYEVEERMTLDVAVYQNGDTLHRDWALNEAAVQKVSPERMLEVVLAIDGRPVTGFGCDGVICATPTGSTAYAFSAGGPVVWPEVEALLMVPIGAHALFAKPLVTTPDSVLAVEVEPHTPHGVLWCDGRRTVELPAGARVEVRRGAVPVRLARLHHASFTDRLVAKFALPVSGWRGAPH, encoded by the coding sequence TTGACAGCGACAGCGGCACCACAGGCACCACGCACCGTCTTCCTGCTCGCGCACACCGGCCGGCCGGCCGCCGTGCGCAGCGCCGAACTCGTCGTCCTGGGGCTGCTGCGCAGCGGCATCGGCGTCCGGGTCCTGGAGGCGGAGGCGGCCGACCTGCCGCTGCCGCCGTCCGTGGAGAAGATCCCGGACGACTGCCCGGAGGCGCTCGACGGCTGCGAACTGATCATCGTCCTCGGCGGTGACGGCACGCTGCTGCGCGGCGCCGAGTTCTCCCGCGCCTCCGGCGTGCCGATGCTCGGCGTCAACCTCGGTCGCGTCGGCTTCCTCGCCGAGGCCGAGCGCGACGACCTCGACAAGGTCGTCGACCGGGTCGTCACCCGGGCGTACGAGGTCGAGGAGCGGATGACCCTCGACGTCGCCGTCTACCAGAACGGCGACACCCTGCACCGCGACTGGGCGCTCAACGAGGCCGCCGTGCAGAAGGTGTCCCCGGAGCGGATGCTGGAGGTCGTCCTCGCCATCGACGGCCGGCCGGTCACCGGCTTCGGCTGCGACGGGGTGATCTGCGCGACGCCGACCGGCTCGACCGCGTACGCCTTCTCGGCCGGCGGCCCGGTCGTCTGGCCCGAGGTGGAGGCGCTGCTCATGGTGCCGATCGGGGCGCACGCGCTGTTCGCCAAGCCGCTCGTCACCACCCCCGACTCCGTCCTCGCCGTCGAGGTCGAGCCGCACACCCCGCACGGGGTGCTGTGGTGCGACGGGCGGCGGACCGTCGAGCTGCCCGCCGGCGCCCGCGTCGAGGTCCGGCGCGGCGCCGTCCCCGTCCGGCTCGCCCGGCTCCACCACGCGTCCTTCACCGACCGGCTGGTCGCGAAGTTCGCGCTGCCGGTCTCGGGGTGGCGCGGCGCGCCGCACTGA
- the recN gene encoding DNA repair protein RecN: MVWGVLEEMRIRSLGVIDDAVVELSPGFTAVTGETGAGKTMVVTSLGLLLGGRADPALVRIGAGSAVVEGRISLPPGAPAALRAEEAGAELDEGALLVTRTVSAEGRSRAHLGGRSVPVGLLAELADELVAVHGQTDQQGLLKPARQRGALDRYAGEAVSVPLAAYGEVYRRLRAVTAELDEITTRARERAQEADLLRFGLGEIEAVAPLPGEDAELAAEAERLGHAEALASAAALAHAALAGNPEDPESVDATTLVAGAGRALEAVRTHDPALAALADRMGEISILLADVAQELAGYADDLDADPLRLAAVEERRAALTQLTRKYGDSVGAVLLWAEESAARLLELDGDDDRIGELSAERDRLRDELSVLAQRLTDARVEAADRFAQAVTAELASLAMPHARVSFDIRQTEALDEAAGVEVGGRRVVYGPAGADEVELLLAPHPGAPPRPIAKGASGGELSRVMLAVEVVFAGVDPVPTYLFDEVDAGVGGKAAVEIGRRLAKLAKSAQVVVVTHLPQVAAFADRQLLVEKTNDGSVTRSGVTVLEGEERVRELSRMLAGQEDSETARAHAEELLATARADG, from the coding sequence ATGGTCTGGGGCGTGCTGGAGGAGATGCGGATACGGTCGCTCGGGGTCATCGACGACGCGGTGGTCGAGCTGTCGCCCGGCTTCACCGCGGTGACGGGTGAGACCGGCGCGGGCAAGACCATGGTCGTCACGAGTCTCGGGCTGCTGCTCGGCGGACGGGCCGACCCGGCCCTGGTACGGATCGGAGCGGGCTCGGCGGTCGTCGAGGGGCGGATCAGCCTGCCCCCCGGCGCGCCCGCCGCGCTGCGGGCCGAGGAGGCCGGGGCGGAGCTCGACGAGGGCGCCCTGCTGGTGACCCGTACCGTCTCCGCGGAGGGGCGCTCGCGGGCGCACCTCGGCGGTCGGTCGGTGCCCGTCGGGCTGCTCGCCGAGCTCGCCGACGAACTCGTCGCCGTGCACGGCCAGACCGACCAGCAGGGCCTGCTGAAGCCCGCCCGGCAGCGCGGTGCGCTCGACCGGTACGCGGGCGAGGCCGTGTCCGTGCCGCTCGCCGCCTACGGCGAGGTGTACCGGCGGCTGCGCGCCGTCACCGCCGAGCTGGACGAGATCACCACCCGGGCACGTGAGCGAGCCCAGGAGGCCGATCTGCTGCGCTTCGGGCTCGGCGAGATCGAGGCCGTCGCGCCGCTGCCCGGCGAGGACGCGGAGCTGGCCGCCGAGGCCGAGCGGCTCGGGCACGCCGAGGCGCTGGCCTCCGCCGCCGCGCTCGCGCACGCCGCGCTCGCCGGGAACCCGGAGGACCCCGAGTCCGTCGACGCCACCACGCTGGTGGCCGGCGCGGGCCGGGCCCTGGAGGCCGTGCGGACGCACGACCCGGCGCTCGCCGCGCTGGCCGACCGGATGGGGGAGATCTCCATCCTGCTGGCCGACGTGGCGCAGGAGCTGGCGGGGTACGCCGACGACCTGGACGCCGATCCGCTGCGGCTCGCCGCGGTCGAGGAGCGGCGGGCGGCGCTCACCCAGCTCACCCGGAAGTACGGCGACTCCGTCGGGGCCGTCCTGCTCTGGGCGGAGGAGAGCGCGGCACGGCTCCTGGAGCTGGACGGCGACGACGACCGGATCGGGGAGCTGTCCGCCGAGCGGGACCGGCTCCGCGACGAGCTGTCCGTCCTCGCGCAGCGGCTCACCGACGCCCGGGTGGAGGCCGCGGACCGGTTCGCCCAGGCGGTCACCGCCGAGCTGGCCTCGCTGGCCATGCCGCACGCGCGCGTGTCCTTCGACATCCGGCAGACCGAGGCGCTCGACGAGGCCGCGGGCGTCGAGGTCGGCGGGCGGCGGGTGGTGTACGGGCCGGCCGGCGCCGACGAGGTCGAGCTGCTGCTCGCCCCGCACCCCGGTGCCCCGCCGCGGCCCATCGCCAAGGGCGCGTCCGGTGGTGAGCTGTCCCGGGTGATGCTCGCCGTCGAGGTCGTCTTCGCCGGGGTCGACCCGGTGCCGACGTACCTCTTCGACGAGGTCGACGCGGGCGTCGGCGGCAAGGCGGCCGTGGAGATCGGCCGGCGGCTCGCCAAGCTCGCCAAGTCGGCGCAGGTCGTGGTCGTCACCCACCTGCCGCAGGTCGCGGCGTTCGCCGACCGGCAGCTGCTCGTCGAGAAGACCAACGACGGGTCCGTC
- a CDS encoding DUF1015 domain-containing protein has protein sequence MNTSGHAASDVRDDTPGLRLHPFRGIRYVPDRVGSLAAVTSPPYDVVVRPDGLLHLESADPHNIVRLILPQAVTAGTRHRKAAVTMDRWLAEGVLAPDPSPALYVYEQRGDGILQRGIIGALELTTPDEGVVLPHEDVMPHVVEDRAALMRTTAANLEPLLLTYPGTGDGADEVVERTILREPLLATTTEDGFHHRLWAVTDPAEQAAVTTELARHQALIADGHHRWATYLRLRDERPSPGPWNQGLVLLIDTVRYPLRVRAIHRLLSRLPVADALAAVGDSFRVRRVEHALPEALEALAEATAEGNAFLLAGDGAFHLLDRPDPALLARTVRSDRPEAWRTLDATVLHATLLEHVWGVPDAPEDIAYIHDTAAAVEQAERRGGTAVLMHPVREEVVRDLARQGVTMPRKSTSFGPKPATGLVLRSLALD, from the coding sequence ATGAACACCTCAGGTCACGCGGCCAGCGACGTCCGCGACGACACCCCGGGGCTGCGGCTGCACCCGTTCCGGGGCATCCGGTACGTCCCCGATCGGGTCGGCAGCCTGGCGGCCGTCACGTCCCCGCCCTACGACGTCGTCGTACGACCTGACGGACTTCTGCACCTGGAGTCGGCGGACCCGCACAACATCGTCCGGCTGATCCTGCCGCAGGCGGTCACGGCCGGCACCCGGCACCGCAAGGCGGCGGTGACCATGGACCGCTGGCTGGCCGAGGGCGTCCTCGCCCCCGACCCGAGCCCCGCGCTGTACGTGTACGAGCAGCGCGGCGACGGCATCCTCCAGCGCGGCATCATCGGCGCCCTCGAACTCACCACGCCCGACGAGGGCGTCGTCCTCCCGCACGAGGACGTCATGCCGCACGTGGTGGAGGACCGCGCCGCCCTGATGCGCACGACCGCCGCCAACCTGGAGCCGCTGCTCCTGACCTACCCCGGCACCGGCGACGGCGCGGACGAGGTCGTGGAGCGGACGATCCTGCGCGAGCCGCTGCTCGCGACGACGACCGAGGACGGTTTCCACCACCGCCTGTGGGCGGTCACGGACCCGGCCGAGCAGGCGGCGGTCACCACGGAACTCGCCCGCCACCAGGCGCTGATCGCCGACGGGCACCACCGCTGGGCCACCTATCTGCGGCTCCGCGACGAGCGGCCCTCGCCGGGCCCCTGGAACCAGGGCCTGGTGCTGCTCATCGACACCGTCCGCTATCCGCTGCGGGTCCGCGCGATCCACCGGCTGCTGAGCCGGCTGCCGGTGGCGGACGCCCTGGCGGCCGTCGGCGACTCCTTCCGGGTCCGCCGCGTCGAGCACGCCCTGCCGGAGGCCCTGGAGGCCCTGGCCGAGGCCACGGCGGAGGGCAACGCCTTCCTCCTGGCCGGCGACGGCGCCTTCCACCTCCTGGACCGCCCGGACCCGGCCCTGCTGGCCCGCACGGTCCGATCCGACCGCCCGGAGGCGTGGCGGACCCTGGACGCGACGGTCCTCCACGCCACGCTCCTGGAGCACGTCTGGGGCGTCCCCGACGCCCCCGAGGACATCGCCTACATTCACGACACGGCGGCGGCGGTCGAGCAGGCCGAGCGCCGCGGCGGCACGGCGGTCCTGATGCACCCGGTCCGCGAGGAGGTCGTCCGCGACCTGGCCCGCCAGGGCGTCACGATGCCCCGCAAGTCGACCTCGTTCGGCCCCAAGCCGGCGACGGGCCTGGTCCTCCGCAGCCTCGCCCTGGACTGA
- a CDS encoding TlyA family RNA methyltransferase yields MAGVARRRLDAELVRRKLARSREHASQLIAAGRVTVGKTVATKPATQVETAAAIVVTQDDSDPDYVSRGGHKLAGALAAFVPKGLKVEGRRALDAGASTGGFTDVLLRAGAGHVVAVDVGYGQLAWSLQSDERVTVKDRTNVREMTLDSIDGVPADLVVGDLSFIPLGLVLPALVACTAPDADLVLMVKPQFEVGKDRLGSGGVVRSAELRADAVKNVARQAADLGLGVAGVTASPLPGPSGNVEYFLWLRAGAPALDPADVDRAVAEGPR; encoded by the coding sequence GTGGCAGGAGTGGCACGCCGCCGCCTCGACGCCGAGCTGGTCCGGCGCAAACTCGCCCGCTCGCGCGAGCACGCCAGCCAGCTGATCGCCGCGGGCCGGGTGACCGTCGGCAAGACCGTCGCCACCAAGCCCGCCACCCAGGTCGAGACCGCCGCGGCGATCGTCGTCACCCAGGACGACTCCGACCCCGACTACGTCTCGCGCGGCGGCCACAAGCTCGCCGGCGCCCTCGCCGCCTTCGTGCCGAAGGGGCTCAAGGTCGAGGGCCGGCGGGCGCTCGACGCCGGTGCCTCCACCGGCGGCTTCACCGACGTGCTGCTGCGCGCCGGCGCCGGCCACGTCGTCGCCGTCGACGTCGGCTACGGCCAGCTCGCCTGGTCGCTCCAGAGCGACGAGCGGGTCACCGTCAAGGACCGCACCAACGTGCGCGAGATGACCCTCGACTCGATCGACGGCGTCCCCGCCGACCTCGTCGTCGGCGACCTCTCCTTCATCCCGCTCGGTCTCGTGCTGCCCGCCCTGGTCGCCTGCACCGCGCCCGACGCCGACCTCGTCCTGATGGTCAAGCCGCAGTTCGAGGTGGGCAAGGACCGGCTCGGCTCCGGCGGAGTGGTCCGCAGCGCCGAGCTGCGCGCCGACGCCGTGAAGAACGTCGCCCGGCAGGCGGCCGACCTCGGCCTCGGGGTGGCCGGCGTCACCGCCAGCCCGCTGCCCGGCCCGTCCGGGAACGTCGAGTACTTTCTGTGGCTGCGGGCGGGGGCGCCCGCACTCGATCCCGCGGACGTCGACCGCGCCGTGGCGGAGGGACCTCGTTGA
- a CDS encoding ABC transporter ATP-binding protein: MSGRQQQRLGAESVTLAYEQRVIARDLSVEIPDNSFTVIVGPNACGKSTLLRALSRMLKPTQGRVLLDGQSIHSLPAKKVARTLGLLPQSSIAPDGITVADLVARGRYPHQGLLRQWSPEDERIVRESMESTGVAELADRFVDELSGGQRQRVWIAMALAQQTPLLLLDEPTTYLDIQHQIDVLDLCAELHETQGRTLVAVLHDLNHAARYATHLIAVRGGEVVAQGPPSEVVTAELVELVFGLRCQVIDDPETGTPLVVPAGRQARARRTARAAEAVPEPALQK, from the coding sequence ATGAGCGGTCGGCAGCAGCAGCGCCTCGGGGCCGAGTCGGTCACCCTCGCGTACGAGCAGCGGGTCATCGCCCGCGACCTGTCCGTCGAGATCCCGGACAACTCCTTCACCGTCATCGTCGGACCCAACGCCTGCGGCAAGTCCACCCTTCTGCGCGCCCTCTCCCGGATGCTGAAGCCGACGCAGGGCCGGGTGCTGCTCGACGGGCAGTCGATCCACTCGCTGCCGGCGAAGAAGGTCGCCCGGACCCTCGGCCTGCTGCCGCAGTCGTCCATCGCGCCCGACGGCATCACCGTCGCAGACCTCGTCGCCCGCGGCCGCTACCCGCACCAGGGCCTGCTGCGCCAGTGGTCGCCCGAGGACGAGCGGATCGTGCGGGAGTCGATGGAGTCGACCGGCGTCGCCGAGCTCGCCGACCGGTTCGTCGACGAGCTCTCCGGCGGCCAGCGCCAGCGGGTGTGGATCGCCATGGCCCTCGCCCAGCAGACGCCGCTGCTGCTGCTCGACGAGCCGACCACGTACCTCGACATCCAGCACCAGATCGACGTCCTCGACCTCTGCGCCGAGCTGCACGAGACGCAGGGGCGGACGCTCGTCGCCGTCCTGCACGACCTCAACCACGCGGCCCGGTACGCCACCCACCTCATCGCCGTGCGCGGCGGCGAGGTCGTCGCCCAGGGGCCGCCGTCCGAGGTGGTCACCGCCGAACTGGTCGAGCTGGTCTTCGGGCTGCGCTGCCAGGTCATCGACGACCCGGAGACGGGCACCCCGCTGGTCGTCCCGGCCGGGCGGCAGGCGCGGGCCAGGCGGACCGCCCGGGCGGCCGAGGCCGTGCCGGAGCCCGCCCTACAGAAGTGA
- a CDS encoding HAD hydrolase-like protein: MARDGQERRTERSRPGGSAAALSAAYDTALLDLDGVVYFAGGAAIPYAVEALGAARDGGMRLAYVTNNALRTPDAVAAHLTELGVPAAPGDVVTSAQAVARLIAEDVPEGSRVLVVGGEGLRVALRERGLVPVESADDEPVAVVQGYGGPDMAWGRFAEAAYAVGRGVPWYASNTDLTIPGARGIGPGNGAAVEVVRIATGGRVEPRVAGKPQPPMHRETVLRTGAERPLVVGDRLDTDIEGAFNGGVDSLLVLTGVTDVATLLAAVPEHRPTYVAADLRGLLAGQPEVEEDGDGGFRCGGWRASVSGDALVLDGAADADVLDGVRALCGAAWTWAGSGSCGLDAGKALARLGL; this comes from the coding sequence ATGGCGCGAGACGGCCAGGAGCGGCGGACGGAACGGAGCCGGCCCGGCGGCAGCGCGGCCGCGCTGAGCGCGGCGTACGACACGGCGCTGCTCGACCTCGACGGGGTCGTGTACTTCGCGGGCGGGGCGGCGATCCCGTACGCCGTGGAGGCGCTGGGCGCGGCCCGGGACGGCGGGATGCGGCTGGCGTACGTGACGAACAACGCGCTGCGGACGCCGGACGCGGTGGCGGCGCACCTCACCGAGCTGGGCGTGCCGGCCGCGCCGGGGGACGTCGTCACCTCGGCGCAGGCCGTGGCCCGGCTCATCGCCGAGGACGTGCCGGAGGGCTCCCGGGTGCTCGTCGTCGGCGGCGAGGGCCTGCGGGTCGCCCTGCGGGAGCGGGGGCTCGTCCCGGTGGAGTCGGCCGACGACGAGCCGGTGGCCGTCGTGCAGGGGTACGGCGGGCCGGACATGGCCTGGGGGCGGTTCGCGGAGGCGGCGTACGCGGTCGGGCGGGGCGTGCCGTGGTACGCGTCCAACACCGACCTGACGATCCCGGGCGCGCGGGGGATCGGGCCGGGGAACGGGGCGGCCGTCGAGGTCGTGCGGATCGCCACCGGCGGGCGGGTCGAGCCCAGGGTGGCGGGGAAGCCGCAGCCGCCGATGCACCGGGAGACCGTGCTGCGGACCGGGGCCGAGCGGCCGCTGGTCGTCGGGGACCGGCTGGACACCGACATCGAGGGCGCGTTCAACGGGGGCGTCGACTCGCTGCTCGTGCTGACCGGGGTCACCGACGTGGCGACGCTGCTCGCGGCCGTGCCGGAGCACCGGCCGACGTATGTGGCGGCCGATCTGCGGGGGCTGCTCGCCGGCCAGCCGGAGGTCGAGGAGGACGGCGACGGCGGGTTCCGCTGCGGTGGCTGGCGGGCCTCGGTGAGCGGCGACGCGCTCGTCCTGGACGGGGCGGCGGATGCGGACGTGCTCGACGGGGTCCGGGCACTGTGCGGTGCCGCGTGGACGTGGGCCGGTTCGGGCTCGTGCGGACTCGACGCGGGGAAGGCCCTGGCGCGGCTCGGGCTGTAG
- a CDS encoding iron chelate uptake ABC transporter family permease subunit: protein MLVESPSRTSAEPTGPGQSPKRRNSVRAVGLLAAVGALLLVCVLSVMVGAKPVPIGDVWHGLFQNSGVGNDVVIHDVRVPRTLLGLLVGLALGLAGAVMQGLTRNPLAEPGLLGVNAGAAAAVVSAIAFLGVDDVRDYVWFAFVGAAVVSVVVYVLGGSRSATPVRLALAGTAATAALYGYVNAVQLLDSAALDRLRFWTVGSLASADMQTVGRIAPFILVGAVLALAIARPLNAMEMGDDSARALGVSINRTRTVAMVAVTLLCGAATAACGPIIFLGLMVPYMVRAITGPDMRWILPYAAVLAPVLLLGSDVLGRVVVRPAELQVGIVTALVGGPVFIRLVRRKRMAQL from the coding sequence GTGTTGGTTGAGAGTCCCTCCCGTACGAGCGCGGAGCCGACAGGTCCCGGGCAGTCGCCGAAGCGCCGGAACTCCGTGCGCGCCGTCGGGCTGCTCGCGGCGGTCGGTGCCCTGCTGCTGGTCTGTGTCCTCAGCGTCATGGTCGGCGCCAAGCCGGTGCCGATCGGCGACGTCTGGCACGGGCTGTTCCAGAACAGCGGCGTCGGCAACGACGTCGTCATCCACGACGTGCGCGTGCCGCGCACCCTGCTCGGCCTGCTCGTCGGCCTGGCGCTCGGCCTGGCCGGCGCGGTGATGCAGGGGCTGACCCGCAACCCGCTGGCGGAGCCCGGACTGCTCGGGGTCAACGCCGGCGCGGCCGCCGCCGTGGTGTCCGCGATCGCCTTCCTCGGCGTCGACGACGTCCGGGACTACGTGTGGTTCGCCTTCGTCGGCGCCGCCGTCGTCTCCGTCGTCGTGTACGTGCTCGGCGGCAGCCGCAGCGCCACCCCGGTGCGGCTCGCGCTCGCCGGGACGGCCGCCACCGCCGCCCTGTACGGCTACGTCAACGCCGTCCAGCTGCTCGACTCGGCCGCCCTCGACCGGCTCCGCTTCTGGACGGTCGGCTCGCTGGCCTCCGCCGACATGCAGACCGTCGGCCGGATCGCGCCGTTCATCCTGGTCGGCGCCGTCCTGGCGCTGGCGATCGCCCGGCCGCTCAACGCCATGGAGATGGGCGACGACTCCGCCCGCGCGCTGGGCGTGAGCATCAACCGGACCCGGACCGTCGCCATGGTCGCCGTCACCCTGCTGTGCGGGGCCGCGACCGCCGCCTGCGGGCCGATCATCTTCCTCGGCCTGATGGTGCCGTACATGGTCCGCGCGATCACCGGGCCCGACATGCGGTGGATCCTGCCGTACGCGGCCGTGCTCGCGCCGGTGCTGCTGCTCGGCTCCGACGTCCTCGGCCGGGTCGTCGTCCGGCCCGCCGAACTCCAGGTCGGCATCGTGACGGCCCTCGTCGGCGGGCCCGTCTTCATCCGACTCGTACGCCGCAAGAGGATGGCCCAGCTGTGA
- a CDS encoding SCP2 sterol-binding domain-containing protein, with amino-acid sequence MATITECHDALDKLAENLAGADGSVRGAAALDRTLSCHLTDLDTTFTGRLTGGRMVVESTVEGPPPHKAQIRLAMTGDDLVAMVNGGLNFAKAWASGRVRLEAGFRDLLRLRSLL; translated from the coding sequence ATGGCGACGATCACGGAGTGCCACGACGCACTCGACAAGCTGGCGGAGAACCTCGCGGGGGCGGACGGCTCCGTCCGGGGCGCCGCGGCGCTCGACCGCACCCTGAGCTGCCACCTGACGGACCTCGACACGACCTTCACCGGCCGGCTCACCGGCGGCCGGATGGTCGTGGAGTCCACGGTGGAGGGCCCGCCGCCCCACAAGGCGCAGATCAGGCTGGCGATGACCGGCGACGACCTGGTGGCGATGGTGAACGGCGGGCTGAACTTCGCGAAGGCGTGGGCCTCCGGCCGGGTCAGGCTGGAGGCCGGCTTCCGCGACCTGCTGCGGCTCCGCTCACTTCTGTAG
- a CDS encoding FecCD family ABC transporter permease: MTTKTLRTGGGLSLRYAPRAALSGLGLILLTLGVGTVLVCTGDFPMTPSEVLDTLLGRGTVVQEFAVMELRLPRVLVAILVGAALALGGAVFQSISRNPLGSPDVIGFGQGATVGALVVIVLFQGSAVATALGAVVGGVLTGAVIYLLAWKRGVHGYRLVLVGIGAAAMLTSVIHYLITKADLVDATRATVWMTGSLDGRDWTQFWPLLAVCCVLVPLVLGHGRALRMLEMGDDAAYALGVKVERTRIVLMASAVLLVAVATSAAGPIVFVSLSAPQLARRLTRAPGPNLAVSAVMGSALLLCADWIAGNAFGDRRLPVGVITGILGGCYLLWLLVSERKAGRI; the protein is encoded by the coding sequence GTGACCACCAAGACCCTGCGGACCGGCGGCGGACTCTCGCTGCGGTACGCGCCGCGGGCCGCGCTCTCCGGCCTCGGGCTGATCCTGCTCACCCTCGGCGTCGGCACCGTCCTCGTCTGCACCGGCGACTTCCCGATGACGCCGTCCGAGGTCCTCGACACCCTCCTCGGCCGGGGGACGGTCGTCCAGGAGTTCGCCGTCATGGAGCTGCGGCTGCCGCGGGTCCTCGTCGCGATCCTGGTCGGCGCCGCGCTCGCCCTCGGCGGGGCGGTCTTCCAGTCGATCTCCCGCAACCCGCTCGGCAGCCCCGACGTCATCGGCTTCGGCCAGGGCGCCACCGTCGGCGCGCTCGTCGTCATCGTGCTCTTTCAGGGCAGCGCCGTCGCCACCGCCCTCGGCGCCGTCGTCGGCGGCGTCCTCACCGGCGCCGTGATCTACCTGCTCGCCTGGAAGCGGGGCGTGCACGGCTACCGGCTGGTGCTCGTCGGCATCGGTGCCGCCGCCATGCTGACCTCCGTCATCCACTACCTCATCACCAAGGCCGACCTGGTCGACGCCACCCGCGCCACCGTGTGGATGACCGGCAGCCTCGACGGCCGCGACTGGACCCAGTTCTGGCCGCTGCTCGCCGTCTGCTGCGTGCTCGTGCCGCTGGTCCTCGGCCACGGCCGGGCGCTGCGGATGCTGGAGATGGGCGACGACGCCGCGTACGCCCTCGGCGTGAAGGTCGAGCGCACCCGGATCGTCCTGATGGCCTCCGCCGTGCTGCTCGTCGCCGTCGCCACCTCGGCGGCCGGCCCCATCGTCTTCGTCTCCCTCAGCGCCCCGCAGCTGGCCCGCCGGCTCACCCGCGCGCCCGGCCCCAACCTGGCGGTCTCCGCCGTCATGGGCTCCGCGCTGCTGCTGTGCGCCGACTGGATCGCCGGCAACGCCTTCGGCGACCGCCGGCTGCCCGTCGGTGTCATCACCGGCATCCTCGGCGGCTGCTACCTCCTCTGGCTGCTCGTCAGCGAACGCAAGGCGGGCCGGATATGA